A window of Vigna unguiculata cultivar IT97K-499-35 chromosome 4, ASM411807v1, whole genome shotgun sequence contains these coding sequences:
- the LOC114180773 gene encoding receptor-like protein EIX2, which produces MEGNMSHVAIPLFDGESYDLWAVRMQTYLEGLDLWEVVEEDDVPLSENPTAAQMKAHKEKKTRKTKAKSCLFAGVSQMIMTRIMTLKSPKEIWEYLKAEYEGNEKIRGMKIKLLGKEFPDSRLVEKILVTVPERYEASIASLENTKDLSTITFIEVIHALQAQEQRRLMREDHEAVEGNLNYTEDNALIVKKNRRSRYNNTQVCKSKDSQEDVQIVENKSDEDKSEEDILFTTSCVTTNESSKDWIIDSGCTNHMTHDREIFKELNNISKVRIGNGEQLAVKGITVTFNNSSESDEAKCIDRERQALLSFKRGLIDNFGVLSTWTNNTDCCKWKRILCNQQTGHIQLLDLHGNSFNTPYLRGAIDVTLLIHLPYIQHLDLSHNLFELSYIPEFTISFSNLRYLDLSHSDFAGRIPSTLGNLSQLRYLDLGDNYLWGEIPTQIGNLEHLQYLDLGLFYLSGKIPSQIGNLSNLQYLSVGCNTPVYASSSSNRISNSLSGEIPFRIGNLPLLHTLRLVGNFDIKPKDAQWLSTLRSLTILELSSLNSLGSSHQWLPTITKIIPNLREMRLVDSNLLDIDVQSLFQSHSSNKSTSLAVLDLSSNMLTSSTLQLLFNFSLHLQELYLSHNNISLSPLCPNFPSLKILELSYNNLSSSMFRGNFNISSKMKQLYLVNCSITDRSFLVSSTSTSTRSSLSSLLYLDLSDNLLKSCPIFHWLSNFTTNLRTLRLGYNFLEGPIPDEFGKVMNSLEYLSLPNNKLKGKVPSFFRIMCRLQRLDLSNNKFEGEFPSFIQNSSWCTRHTLRILNISYNQITGKIPESILLLSKLENLSVGENSLEGDVTESHLSNFSRLLYLDLSYNSLSLKFDSKWVPPFQLNYLYLASCKLGPNFPSWIQTQNSLIHLDISDNGLTDLVPKWVWNKLQIMYTLNMSHNNLIGSIPNMKLKLPFRPSIIINSNKFEGKIPLFLLDASELLLSENKFSDFFCGNNTAANLATLDLSYNQIKGKLPDCWKFVDRLLFLDLSSNELSGKIPNSMGTLVKLEALVLRNNSLMGELPSSLKNCKNLIMLDMSENMLSGPIPSWVGESMSQLIILIMRGNHFSGNIPLHICYLQRIQLLDLSRNKLSEAIPACLNNFTALSGKSIDRVETESRVHWYNSTYSEIYNFFSASYYTFHITWTWKGVERSFRHPELILQSIDLSCNNLTGEMPKEITYLLGLVSLNLSRNNLNAEIPSEIGNLSSLDSLDLSRNNLSGKIPATLSNIDRLSVLDLSNNHLIGRIPWGRQLQTFDASSFEGNLDLCGKPLQKTCPADETTIKSEGPEEHDEDDNSGFYGALYMSLGVGFFTGFWGLLGPLLLWQPWRIAYLSFLNRLIDYIIVMAEVNTTKCQRWLKD; this is translated from the exons ATGGAAGGAAATATGTCACACGTCGCTATTCCACTCTTTGATGGTGAAAGCTATGATCTATGGGCGGTAAGGATGCAAACATATCTAGAAGGGCTAGATCTATGGGAAGTTGTGGAGGAAGATGATGTTCCCTTGTCTGAAAATCCCACCGCGGCTCAAATGAAAGcgcataaagaaaagaaaacgagaAAGACAAAGGCAAAATCATGCTTGTTCGCAGGTGTTTCACAAATGATTATGACCAGGATCATGACTCTAAAGTCTCCCAAAGAAATCTGGGAATACTTGAAAGCAGAATATGAAGGGAACGAGAAGATTCgaggcatgaaa ataaaattgttgggaAAAGAGTTTCCAGATTCCAGACTCGTTGAGAAAATTCTGGTGACGGTGCCGGAAAGATATGAGGCATCTATTGCTTCcttagaaaatacaaaagatttGTCTACAATCACCTTTATAGAGGTGATACATGCCTTGCAAGCACAAGAACAACGAAGATTGATGAGAGAAGATCATGAGGCGGTTGaaggtaatttaaattacacgGAAGATAATGCTCTCATAGTCAAGAAAAATAGAAGGAGCAGATACAACAACACACAG GTATGCAAATCTAAAGATTCTCAAGAAGATGTTCAGATTGTGGAGAATAAATCAGATGAGGATAAATCAGAGGAAGATATACTTTTTACAACATCATGTGTCACAACCAACGAATCTTCAAAAGATTGGATTATAGATAGTGGTTGCACAAACCATATGACTCATGATAGAGAAATTTTCAAGGAGCTGAATAATATTTCCAAGGTAAGAATTGGGAATGGAGAACAACTTGCTGTGAAAG GAATTACTGTGACGTTCAATAACTCAAGCGAAAGTGATGAAGCAAAGTGCATAGATAGAGAGAGGCAAGCACTCCTGAGCTTCAAACGAGGCCTCATAGATAACTTTGGCGTGCTCTCAACTTGGACCAATAATACAGATTGCTGCAAATGGAAACGTATTCTCTGCAACCAACAAACTGGTCATATACAACTGCTTGATCTTCATGGAAACTCTTTCAATACGCCGTATTTGAGAGGAGCAATCGATGTCACTTTGTTGATTCACTTGCCATATATTCAACATCTGGATCTCAGCCATAATCTTTTTGAACTGAGTTACATCCCAGAGTTCACCATCTCCTTCTCCAACTTAAGATATCTCGATCTCTCCCATTCTGATTTTGCCGGTAGGATTCCTTCTACACTTGGAAATCTCTCACAACTACGTTATCTAGATCTTGGGGATAATTATCTTTGGGGAGAAATTCCTACTCAGATTGGGAATCTGGAACACTTACAGTATCTTGATCTTGGATTATTTTATCTTTCCGGAAAAATCCCATCTCAAATTGGGAATCTCAGCAACCTACAATATCTCAGTGTTGGATGTAACACTCCTGTATATGCATCCTCATCATCAAACCGCATTTCAAATTCCCTTTCTGGAGAAATCCCTTTTCGCATAGGGAATCTTCCATTGTTGCATACTCTCCGACTAGTTGGCAATTTTGATATAAAACCTAAGGATGCACAATGGCTGTCTACTCTTCGTTCCTTAACAATTCTTGAGTTGAGTTCATTAAACAGTCTTGGTTCCTCTCATCAGTGGCTACCAACTATCACTAAAATCATTCCAAACTTAAGAGAGATGAGGCTAGTTGATTCTAATCTTTTGGATATTGATGTTCAATCTTTGTTCCAATCCCATTCTTCCAACAAGTCCACCTCTCTTGCTGTGCTAGATCTCTCTTCTAATATGTTGACATCATCAACACTTCAACTATTGTTTAACTTTAGCCTTCATCTTCAAGAGCTTTATCTTTCTCACAATAATATATCTTTGTCACCTCTATGTCCAAATTTTCCATCCCTTAAGATCCTTGAGCTCTCTTATAATAATCTATCATCATCGATGTTTCGGGGGAATTTTAATATCAGCTCCAAAATGAAACAACTTTATCTTGTAAACTGCAGTATTACAGATAGAAGTTTCCTGGTTTCTTCTACTTCTACTTCTACACGGAGTTCTTTATCCTCTCTTCTCTACCTTGATCTCTCTGATAACCTATTAAAATCATGTCCTATATTTCATTGGCTTTCTAATTTTACCACAAATCTTCGTACCCTTCGCCTTGGTTATAATTTCTTGGAAGGTCCCATTCCAGATGAATTTGGGAAAGTGATGAACTCTCTTGAATATCTCTCTCTCCCCAATAACAAACTCAAGGGCAAGGTTCCGTCTTTCTTTAGGATCATGTGCAGATTACAACGCTTAGACCTCTCGAATAACAAGTTCGAGGGCGAATTTCCAAGCTTTATTCAAAATTCTTCATGGTGCACCAGACACACATTAAGGATATTGAACATATCTTATAACCAAATTACTGGCAAGATACCCGAGAGCATCCTACTCCTATCAAAGTTGGAGAATTTATCGGTGGGAGAGAATTCTTTAGAGGGTGATGTCACTGAATCTCATCTTTCTAATTTTTCCAGATTATTGTACTTAGACTTGTCATATAACTCATTGTCTCTAAAATTTGATTCCAAATGGGTTCCTCcttttcaattaaattactTGTATCTTGCATCTTGCAAGCTAGGTCCGAATTTTCCTAGTTGGATCCAGACTCAAAATTCCTTAATCCATCTAGATATATCTGATAATGGGCTGACTGATTTAGTACCAAAATGGGTTTGGAACAAGTTGCAAATTATGTACACATTGAATATGTCTCACAATAATCTCATTGGTTCAATCCCTAATATGAAATTGAAGCTTCCTTTCAGACCAtctataattataaattcaaataaatttgaggGAAAAATACCATTATTTTTGTTAGATGCTTCCGAGTTATTACTCtctgaaaataaattttcagaTTTCTTTTGTGGAAACAACACTGCTGCAAATTTGGCCACTTTGGATTTATCATACAATCAAATTAAGGGGAAACTTCCCGATTGTTGGAAATTTGTTGATCGATTGTTGTTTCTTGATTTAAGTAGCAATGAATTGTCAGGGAAGATTCCTAATTCCATGGGCACCCTTGTTAAATTGGAAGCTTTGGTTTTACGAAACAATAGTTTGATGGGTGAATTGCCTTCCTCTTTGAAGAATTGCAAGAATTTAATTATGTTGGATATGAGTGAGAATATGTTGTCTGGTCCAATACCATCATGGGTTGGAGAAAGCATGTCACAATTGATAATCTTGATCATGCGAGGGAATCACTTCTCTGGAAATATTCCCCTTCATATATGTTATTTGCAGCGTATTCAATTGTTGGATCTTTCAAGGAACAAGTTGTCAGAAGCAATTCCGGCAtgcttaaataattttactgCATTGTCTGGAAAGAGCATCGACAGAGTTGAAACTGAAAGTCGTGTGCATTGGTACAATAGTACTTACTcagaaatttataattttttcagtGCTAGTTATTATACGTTTCACATAACATGGACGTGGAAAGGTGTGGAACGCAGCTTCAGACATCCCGAATTGATTCTTCAGAGTATCGATCTCTCATGTAACAATTTAACAGGTGAAATGCCGAAAGAGATTACATACTTGCTCGGGTTAGTTTCTTTGAATTTATCACGAAACAATTTGAATGCAGAAATTCCTTCTGAGATTGGGAATTTAAGTTCGCTAGACTCCCTTGACCTATCAAGAAATAATTTGTCTGGAAAAATTCCTGCAACTCTTTCCAATATTGATCGTCTTTCCGTGTTAGACTTGTCAAACAACCATCTCATCGGAAGAATTCCATGGGGAAGACAGTTGCAAACCTTTGATGCCTCTAGTTTTGAAGGAAATCTTGATCTTTGTGGGAAACCCCTTCAGAAAACTTGTCCTGCAGATGAGACAACGATAAAGTCTGAAGGCCCAGAAGAGCATGATGAAGATGATAATTCGGGTTTCTATGGAGCATTATACATGAGCTTGGGGGTAGGATTCTTCACAGGATTTTGGGGCTTGTTAGGTCCATTACTACTTTGGCAGCCATGGAGAATTGCTTACCTGAGTTTCTTGAATAGACTCATAGATTATATAATCGTAATGGCTGAAGTGAACACAACAAAGTGTCAAAGGTGGCTCAAAGATTAG